A part of Nostoc sp. HK-01 genomic DNA contains:
- a CDS encoding heat shock protein DnaJ domain-containing protein, whose amino-acid sequence MPRRTATSSSPSTVATGLALSELHLRLEYLEKQHQSILKQIKRKRTELNNFVEKARSLATEVVHQTTSSFQKMAQLDQEIHALFETIFTTRKFGKQTLKKIQAVYRQLQFAGIISIKHDTSQSGAESNEEFSHTEEDFSTQSAQDTYQHQQWQAQETTSFGAGARTETQQKIRSTFLRLAEIFHPDKAPDSETQKYHTEIMQEINKAYQEGDLARLLEIESCQQVGEVVDLNNEDDLTRKCRHLEQQNQILQAQYENLKQELRLAKNTPEGEMVSSSRKAAKQGIDAVAGMVEAIESQIQAVSQIRNFVKDFQQQKLTIQEFLAGPVSLYPSEEELLQDILEQMLSELTR is encoded by the coding sequence ATGCCTCGACGAACTGCTACATCTTCATCCCCTTCTACGGTTGCAACCGGACTGGCTCTGTCTGAATTACATCTGCGCTTGGAATATTTAGAGAAACAACACCAATCAATTCTCAAGCAGATTAAGAGAAAGCGGACTGAACTAAATAACTTTGTCGAAAAGGCGCGTTCTTTAGCCACAGAGGTAGTACATCAAACAACTTCGAGCTTCCAAAAAATGGCTCAACTCGACCAAGAAATTCACGCTTTGTTTGAAACTATCTTTACTACTAGAAAATTTGGTAAACAAACTCTTAAGAAGATACAAGCAGTTTATCGTCAACTACAGTTTGCTGGGATTATTAGTATAAAACACGACACAAGCCAATCAGGGGCAGAGTCAAACGAAGAGTTCTCACATACGGAAGAAGATTTCTCTACTCAATCAGCCCAAGATACCTATCAACATCAACAGTGGCAAGCACAAGAAACTACCTCATTTGGGGCTGGGGCTAGAACCGAAACACAGCAAAAAATTCGCTCCACATTTTTGCGGTTGGCTGAAATCTTTCACCCTGATAAGGCACCTGATAGCGAAACACAGAAATATCATACCGAAATCATGCAGGAAATTAATAAAGCTTACCAAGAAGGGGATTTAGCCAGACTGCTAGAGATTGAATCATGTCAACAAGTTGGAGAAGTTGTTGATCTCAATAATGAAGATGATTTAACTCGCAAATGTCGCCATTTAGAACAGCAAAATCAAATTCTCCAAGCTCAATATGAAAACTTGAAACAGGAACTACGTTTAGCCAAAAATACACCAGAAGGAGAAATGGTTTCTAGCTCTCGCAAAGCTGCAAAGCAAGGCATTGATGCTGTAGCCGGGATGGTCGAAGCAATCGAATCTCAAATTCAGGCTGTTTCTCAAATTCGGAATTTTGTCAAAGATTTTCAACAGCAGAAACTGACTATCCAAGAATTTCTTGCTGGGCCAGTTTCTCTGTATCCTTCTGAAGAAGAATTACTCCAAGATATTCTTGAACAGATGTTATCAGAATTAACTCGATAA
- a CDS encoding transcriptional regulatory protein MarR family has protein sequence MKRRISSKQSAEVPKRESPSVNSHTFSEHDLDWEPLPECLSHWTGFVLHWVTELGAQFYARAMTPLNLRPLQVGILQLLAAEGAMVQARLGDKLRVDKASMVTLLNDLEQQGLIERRPHPSDRRAYEVHLLESGKQRLQQAEYASIEAAKQFFAALTLEEQQTLNRLLKRVATSNVSWKSPTFKDVDE, from the coding sequence ATGAAGAGACGAATATCCTCCAAGCAATCTGCTGAAGTACCAAAGCGGGAAAGCCCATCAGTTAATTCGCATACTTTTAGTGAACACGATTTAGACTGGGAGCCTTTGCCAGAATGTCTAAGTCACTGGACAGGCTTTGTACTTCACTGGGTGACTGAACTTGGCGCACAGTTTTATGCCCGTGCTATGACTCCCTTAAATCTGCGCCCGCTTCAGGTTGGTATCCTCCAATTACTGGCTGCTGAAGGTGCAATGGTTCAAGCACGATTAGGTGACAAACTTCGTGTTGATAAAGCTAGTATGGTTACCTTGCTCAATGACCTAGAACAGCAGGGCTTAATTGAACGACGACCTCATCCAAGCGATCGCCGAGCCTATGAAGTTCATCTTTTAGAATCTGGCAAACAACGACTCCAACAAGCAGAATATGCATCAATTGAAGCAGCAAAACAATTCTTCGCTGCTTTAACACTAGAAGAACAACAGACTCTGAATAGACTGCTAAAGCGTGTTGCGACCAGCAACGTTTCATGGAAGTCACCGACATTCAAAGATGTTGACGAATAA